One Deltaproteobacteria bacterium genomic region harbors:
- a CDS encoding glycoside hydrolase family 1 protein: protein MYQSNISRIGTIGLIALSWVTALLGCSDTSISFSDQGSLSHSSGEGSFRFGAATAAVQIEDGLYHSDWHHWSKPQSEGGKGQGHDFVGEAVMGYTNAINDISLLTELGLDAYRFSVDWSRIEPLRDSINEDGMDHYSSFIDQLLTKNITPMVTVHHFSSPIWVDNFLNGTCTDTDVPTDENLCGWGHPTGSVAIIEEIAEFAAQLARKFGDRVDDWCTLNEPINYLIASYGAGQFPPGKQYLISDFDRLMTVYRNYLMAHVAIYNAIKANDTIDADGDGVAASVGLSLNSIEWVPVFENAASDRPKDIRARDRIWYLYHHFYPDSLLEGSFDSDLDMVPDEMHPEWTGKLDWLGIQYYSKNGVTASPAMLPGVDATLCVGELDMGACLPPEDETHWIPTMGYEYHEEGLFNVLMDIGTRYENLPLVLTESGLAANEGARRAEHIVRTLEQTELAMQEGIDIRGYYHWSLMDNFEWSEGYLPRFGLYEVDLQTYERTATQGATVYREITNTRSLTIQTRTNYGGTGPMTPDIE from the coding sequence ATGTATCAATCCAACATTTCTCGAATTGGAACCATCGGACTCATTGCTCTTTCCTGGGTCACGGCTCTACTGGGATGCTCAGACACAAGTATCTCATTTTCGGACCAGGGTTCTCTTTCACACTCGAGCGGTGAAGGAAGCTTTCGATTTGGTGCAGCCACCGCCGCCGTCCAAATAGAAGATGGCCTTTACCATTCCGACTGGCACCACTGGAGCAAGCCTCAAAGCGAGGGAGGCAAAGGTCAGGGTCACGATTTCGTAGGCGAAGCTGTCATGGGGTACACGAATGCCATCAACGACATTTCGCTCTTAACAGAGCTTGGGCTGGATGCCTACCGATTCAGTGTCGACTGGTCCCGAATTGAGCCTCTACGTGACTCCATCAACGAGGATGGCATGGACCATTACAGCAGCTTTATCGACCAGCTCTTAACCAAAAACATTACCCCTATGGTCACAGTGCATCACTTCTCCAGCCCTATATGGGTCGATAACTTCCTAAACGGCACCTGCACAGATACCGATGTACCCACCGATGAGAATCTATGTGGTTGGGGCCATCCAACAGGAAGCGTCGCTATCATCGAAGAAATTGCCGAGTTTGCGGCCCAACTGGCCCGCAAATTTGGCGACCGAGTAGACGACTGGTGTACACTGAATGAGCCTATCAACTATCTCATCGCCAGCTATGGTGCAGGTCAGTTTCCGCCTGGTAAACAGTACCTGATTAGCGATTTCGACCGCCTGATGACAGTTTACCGAAATTACTTAATGGCTCATGTCGCCATCTATAATGCAATAAAGGCCAACGACACGATCGATGCTGATGGCGATGGCGTAGCAGCATCTGTAGGACTAAGTCTGAACTCCATCGAATGGGTACCCGTATTTGAAAACGCTGCTTCGGACCGTCCGAAAGATATCCGAGCAAGAGACCGAATCTGGTATCTCTACCACCACTTTTATCCAGATTCACTGCTCGAAGGCTCTTTCGATTCAGACTTGGATATGGTCCCAGATGAGATGCACCCTGAATGGACCGGCAAACTCGATTGGTTAGGCATTCAGTACTACTCGAAAAACGGTGTAACCGCCTCCCCTGCCATGTTACCCGGCGTTGACGCTACCTTATGCGTTGGTGAACTTGATATGGGTGCCTGTCTACCCCCCGAAGACGAAACTCACTGGATTCCAACCATGGGTTATGAATACCACGAAGAGGGTCTTTTCAATGTCTTAATGGATATAGGCACCCGATACGAAAACCTTCCTCTCGTACTTACCGAATCAGGCTTAGCGGCCAACGAGGGCGCACGCAGGGCCGAACACATCGTTCGAACCCTCGAGCAAACGGAATTAGCGATGCAAGAAGGCATAGACATACGTGGCTACTACCACTGGTCGTTAATGGATAACTTTGAGTGGAGCGAAGGCTACCTACCACGCTTTGGCTTGTATGAGGTCGACTTGCAAACCTACGAGCGCACAGCGACCCAAGGTGCTACTGTCTACCGCGAGATAACCAACACCCGCTCACTCACGATTCAGACCCGTACAAACTATGGCGGCACAGGGCCCATGACACCAGACATTGAATAA
- a CDS encoding cytochrome P450, translated as MAKTQSVNHCPYGSPKNQTNLNTTSSVVRAEWQNATHTIHCGPAETILEAAMNAGVETPFTCREGCCGSCMFKLEKGSVKMARNRCLSEEDIKRGYYLACQSIPTSSEISLKWDSIGWAKELDEQNSCSLESLQEAKPIDHVKIDWPDIFGVFKYKNFIKWMAHFTKLFERYGEVFFLKVPFLPIRIIFSRHPRDSDHVFKSRNFIKKTDFHRFHNTLFGEGVVTISGPTWQARRKLLQGFFRADTARACIGIIDSYATQWLAREEYHDYRDISDVCRRLTLDISIEAFLSPEFIEHKKLIAEAMDVFCEPQGAIDLMLPNWVPTPQWLKHKRAMRQMHNAIDNVLHIRRSQNLHYGDYLESLMEGLKDTDSPERVDKILRDEMVTLLVAGHETTASGFVWMFYELAKRPKLQDELHQEIVSTLKSNDGDIEKSIDEMSLVDQVVHESLRLHPPIALFIPRANENAEAIGGVEVPPRTIVVMIPYLIQRHPGIWDRPNEFDPSRFANEKLGEKQRLGFVPFANGRRKCAGVYLALYEMKVVLARVLEKYRIKTPTGFIATPISVNGTYAPREGMPIELTPRTQDDIQNNHY; from the coding sequence ATGGCCAAAACGCAATCTGTCAATCATTGTCCCTACGGTTCTCCTAAAAACCAGACAAACCTAAACACCACCAGCTCAGTTGTTAGAGCTGAATGGCAGAATGCAACCCACACAATTCATTGTGGCCCCGCTGAAACAATTCTAGAAGCCGCTATGAATGCCGGCGTCGAAACACCATTTACGTGCCGCGAGGGTTGCTGTGGTTCATGCATGTTCAAGCTAGAAAAAGGGTCGGTCAAGATGGCACGAAATCGATGCCTATCTGAGGAAGATATTAAGCGCGGCTACTATCTGGCTTGCCAGTCCATTCCAACAAGCTCTGAAATATCACTCAAATGGGACTCCATCGGCTGGGCAAAAGAACTAGACGAGCAAAATTCCTGTAGCCTGGAAAGTCTTCAAGAAGCGAAGCCCATCGACCATGTTAAGATAGACTGGCCGGATATCTTCGGCGTATTCAAATACAAAAATTTCATAAAGTGGATGGCGCACTTCACAAAGCTATTTGAAAGATATGGAGAGGTCTTTTTCTTAAAGGTTCCATTTTTACCCATTCGAATCATATTTTCGCGTCACCCTCGGGACAGTGACCATGTCTTTAAGAGCCGTAACTTCATTAAGAAGACTGATTTTCACAGATTTCACAATACACTGTTTGGCGAGGGCGTTGTGACAATATCCGGCCCTACGTGGCAAGCCCGGCGTAAACTACTTCAAGGTTTCTTTCGTGCCGACACTGCACGAGCTTGCATCGGCATTATCGATTCATATGCAACACAATGGCTAGCCCGTGAGGAATATCACGATTACCGTGACATCTCTGATGTATGCCGTCGCCTGACTCTTGATATTAGCATCGAGGCGTTTCTTAGCCCCGAGTTTATAGAGCATAAGAAACTCATCGCCGAGGCAATGGATGTCTTTTGTGAACCACAAGGCGCTATTGATCTGATGCTCCCAAACTGGGTTCCGACACCTCAATGGCTCAAGCACAAGCGTGCTATGAGACAAATGCACAATGCAATAGACAATGTGCTTCACATCCGAAGAAGCCAGAATTTACATTATGGCGATTACCTGGAAAGTCTGATGGAAGGGTTAAAAGATACAGATAGTCCCGAAAGAGTCGATAAGATATTGCGCGATGAAATGGTGACCCTCCTGGTTGCCGGGCATGAGACAACGGCATCGGGCTTTGTGTGGATGTTTTACGAATTAGCAAAAAGACCCAAGTTACAAGATGAACTCCATCAAGAAATTGTTTCTACTCTCAAATCGAATGATGGCGATATTGAAAAATCCATTGACGAGATGAGCTTGGTAGACCAAGTCGTTCACGAATCACTACGACTGCACCCGCCAATCGCCCTATTTATTCCAAGGGCGAATGAAAACGCAGAAGCCATTGGAGGCGTGGAAGTACCACCACGTACCATAGTGGTAATGATTCCCTATCTCATACAGAGGCACCCCGGTATTTGGGACCGCCCTAATGAATTTGACCCGAGTCGGTTTGCAAATGAAAAGCTAGGAGAAAAACAGAGGCTTGGCTTTGTCCCCTTTGCCAATGGACGTCGAAAATGTGCGGGAGTCTATCTGGCACTCTACGAAATGAAAGTCGTTCTCGCTCGAGTACTAGAGAAATATCGAATCAAAACACCGACAGGTTTTATTGCTACACCCATTTCAGTCAATGGCACATATGCACCAAGAGAAGGAATGCCCATTGAGCTGACTCCAAGAACCCAAGACGATATTCAAAACAATCATTATTAA